The Vicia villosa cultivar HV-30 ecotype Madison, WI linkage group LG1, Vvil1.0, whole genome shotgun sequence genome includes a region encoding these proteins:
- the LOC131632950 gene encoding uncharacterized protein LOC131632950 yields MDFVLGLPRTPSNCEAIWVIVDRLTKFAHFIPIRMNYLMERFAKLYVEKIVSLHDIPSSIVYDRDMSFHSSIRMAPFEALNGRKCKTHLCWYESGKSVMVGLEIVKQTTEKIKIIQEKMEASHSRQKSCHDKRRKEHEFEVGDHVFLRVTLVTSGGRALKSRKLMLHFISPYQISERVGEVAHWIALSLSLANLHDVFHVSQFRRYIANPSHVVQSDDVQVRDDLTVETSPMWIED; encoded by the exons atggattttgttttgggtttGCCGAGGACACCGAgtaattgtgaagctatttgggttattgtggataggttgacgaAATTCGCTCACTTTATTCCGATCAGGATGAATTATCTGATGGAAAGGTTTGCTAAGTTATATGTTGAGAAGATTGTGAGTTTGCATGAtattccgtcaagtattgttTATGATAGAGATATGAG tttccattcgagtattagGATGGCACCGTTTGAGGCTTTGAATGGTAGGAAGTGTAAGACGcatttgtgttggtatgaatctggaaaAAGTGTTATGGTTGGACTTGAGATAGTtaaacagactacagagaagattaagattattcaggagaagatggaggCTTCTCATAGTCGTCAGAAGAGTTGTCATGATAAGAGAAGGAAAGAGCATGAGTTTGAGGttggagatcatgtgtttcttagAGTTACTCTGGTAACTAGTGGTGGTAGAGctttgaagtcgcgtaagttgatgTTGCATTTTATTAGTCCTTATCAGATTTCCgagagagtaggtgaagtggcaCATTGGATTGCTTTGTCACTGTCACTTGCCAATCtccatgatgtgtttcatgtgtctcagtttaGGAGATACATTGCGAATCCATCTCATGTTGTCCAATCAGATGATGTGCAAGTAAGGGATGATTTGACTGTTGAGACATCACCTATGTGGATAGAGGATTGA